In Mycolicibacterium lutetiense, the sequence TTTCGGATAGTTCGTCCAGAATTCCGAGGGGGCGAAGCTTTTGCCGGCCCGGATGGTGGCGTGCAGGCGTGGTCCGGCGTACTCGTCGTTGATCGCGTCGCGGTACACCCAGCACTCCTCCTGGAACGTCTTGACATCCTTTGCTGTGCGCATTACTCGCAACGAGTCGTCTAAGCGTGCCAAAATTCGCGGAGTGGGGCTGGCTGCGCAGCGAGCAGCGGCGATGCCATTAAGCGTCCCGTACAACTCGTGGTGTTCGGCGACGGTCGCCTCATCGAACCGCGCGACGAAGGCGCCACGGTGATATCGCGTCGAGAGAATGCCGTCGTGTTCGAGCTGAACCACGGCTTCCTGGATCGGAACGCGGCTAATCCCGAGGTCGCGGACGATCTCGTTGCGGTCGATGCGGTCACCGGATCGGAGCTTGCCCGTCATCACCAGGTTGATGATGTGCGTGACGACCTGATCCTTTTCCTTCACCCCGTAGTTCTTCGGCACCGTTGCGTATCTCCCCCCGAGCGGTTGTCTGCGTCAGTTTTCTCACGGCCCCCCCGGATCGGTGACGCAGGTCCTCTCAGCTTACCCTCTCGACTTTGCGTTGCGCCCGTCGCGCCACCGACACAGGGCCTCGGCAGCGGTCAGGTCGTAGTCGGGCCCGTTGACTCCGATGGTGACGATGCTGACCCCCAGATCCGCCAGCGCATCGGCCTCGGCGAGCATGGCGTCCAGACCGCCCGCCTCCTGCACGCCGGCCGAGCGCTGCACGGTCAACGGATCGCGGTCTGTGGCGTCGCAGTGATCGGCGAGCACCTCTGCCTTGCCCGGGTAGGTGTTGCGGTCGACGAATGCGTGCCAGATATCGGCATGTTCGGCCACCAGGCGCAGGGTCTTGCGTTCACCCTGTCCGCCGATGAGGATCGGGATCTTGCGAGTGGGTGCCGGGTTGAGCTTGGCGAGCCGCGCCTCGATCCGCGGCAGCGCCTGGGCCAGATCGTCCAGCCGGCTGCCCGCGGTGCCGAAATCGTACCCGTACTCGTCGTAATCCTTTTGCTTCCAACCACTTCCGATTCCGAGGATGAGCCGGCCGTCAGAGATGTGGTCGACGGTGCGGGCCATGTCGGCCAGCAGCTCGGGATTGCGGTAGGAGTTGCAGCTGACCAGTGCGCCGATTTCGATGCGGGAGGTCTGCTCGGCCCAGGCGCCGAGCATCGTCCAGCATTCGTAGTGCGCGCCGTCGGGATCGCCGTAGAGCGGGAAGAAGTGGTCCCAGTTGAAGGCGATGTCGACGCCGATGTCCTCGCAGCGGCGCACTGCGTCGCGGATGTGGCCGTAGGTGGGGGAGTGCTGTGGCTGTAGTTGTACGCCGATGCGGAGGGGATGGCTCATTTTCTGAGGGTACTCACGGGTGGTTCACCACCCCGGTCTTACTGCGGGGGCGGGGCGTCGAGGATCGCGCGCAGCAGTTGTACGAGTGCGGCCGGCTGATCGCCCTGCACCGAGTGGCCGGAGTCGGCGACGACGTGGGTGCGCTGAAAGCCCGGTGCGCTAGTTGCGAACGTCTCGGCGTCCTCGTCGTTGACGAAATAGGAGTTGGCGCCGCGGATCAGGGTGGTGGGCATGGTGATCGCGGGAACGTCGTCCCACAGCCCGTCAAACCCGTCGCCCTTGCGGAACGTGTCGTACCGCCACGTCCAGGTGCCGTCGTCGAGCTGCTTGGAGTTATGGAACACGCCGCGCCGCAATGAGTTCCGGTCCCGGTGGGGCGATGCGGCCACGGCAGTGTCCAACATCGCCTCGAAACTGGGGAAGCTGCGGTCACCCTTGACCAACGCGACGGCACCCAGCTGGGCCTTGGTCATCTGCTCATGTCGCTCGGGTGCCGACGGCGTGACGTCGACCAGAACCAGCTCGGGCACCAAGGCCGGTTCGGTCGCCGCGATCCGCAGTGCGGTCAATCCGCCCAGGGACATGCCGACCACCAGTCGCGGATCGGGAGCGTGGGTCTGGAGAACCGGGATCAGGCTTGCCGCATTGAGTTTCGGGCCGTAGTCGCCGTCCTCGCGCCAGGCTGAACGGCCGTGACCGGGGAGATCGACGGCCAGCGCTGGTTCACCGAGCCCGAGGATGACGGTGTCCCAGGTGTGGGCGTTCTGGCCACCGCCGTGCAGGAACACGATGCGCGGGGCGGCGGTGCCGAACTTCAGCGCGCTGATCGGCCCCTGCTCGATGCGCTCGACCCGCGGCAGTGGGGCACTCGCCCCGATCTGTTCGGCGTTCTCGTCGAGGAGCCCGAACTCGTTGAGCGTGAGCAGTTCGTCATCGGAGATCTGGGGCTTGGCCACCCCCGGACCCTAACCCGGAAACGACTCTGCGCCCAGGGCGTAGGTGTGCGGGAAGCACACGCCCTGGGCGCAGAGTGAAAACGCTAGCCCTCGATGAAGGTTTCCAGCTCGATGCGGGCGATGTCATCCGCGATCTGCTTCGGCGGGCTCTTCATCAGGTAGGCAGACGCGGCCTCGACGGGGCCACCGACGCCGC encodes:
- a CDS encoding alpha/beta fold hydrolase; amino-acid sequence: MAKPQISDDELLTLNEFGLLDENAEQIGASAPLPRVERIEQGPISALKFGTAAPRIVFLHGGGQNAHTWDTVILGLGEPALAVDLPGHGRSAWREDGDYGPKLNAASLIPVLQTHAPDPRLVVGMSLGGLTALRIAATEPALVPELVLVDVTPSAPERHEQMTKAQLGAVALVKGDRSFPSFEAMLDTAVAASPHRDRNSLRRGVFHNSKQLDDGTWTWRYDTFRKGDGFDGLWDDVPAITMPTTLIRGANSYFVNDEDAETFATSAPGFQRTHVVADSGHSVQGDQPAALVQLLRAILDAPPPQ
- a CDS encoding LLM class F420-dependent oxidoreductase → MSHPLRIGVQLQPQHSPTYGHIRDAVRRCEDIGVDIAFNWDHFFPLYGDPDGAHYECWTMLGAWAEQTSRIEIGALVSCNSYRNPELLADMARTVDHISDGRLILGIGSGWKQKDYDEYGYDFGTAGSRLDDLAQALPRIEARLAKLNPAPTRKIPILIGGQGERKTLRLVAEHADIWHAFVDRNTYPGKAEVLADHCDATDRDPLTVQRSAGVQEAGGLDAMLAEADALADLGVSIVTIGVNGPDYDLTAAEALCRWRDGRNAKSRG
- a CDS encoding GntR family transcriptional regulator translates to MPKNYGVKEKDQVVTHIINLVMTGKLRSGDRIDRNEIVRDLGISRVPIQEAVVQLEHDGILSTRYHRGAFVARFDEATVAEHHELYGTLNGIAAARCAASPTPRILARLDDSLRVMRTAKDVKTFQEECWVYRDAINDEYAGPRLHATIRAGKSFAPSEFWTNYPKAKAEFLPSYEAETAAIHARDPEGARLACIERSERMAQVMIGELTRRGVLGDLRSH